The Daucus carota subsp. sativus chromosome 9, DH1 v3.0, whole genome shotgun sequence genome window below encodes:
- the LOC108201991 gene encoding cytosolic sulfotransferase 13: protein MRRTLMEPKTSQLPHKPVEDETPLYNQEFLDFLSGLPKERVIEKFESYQYQGFWYNPPLLHGIFNMQKHFQPCENDIFLVTAPKSGTTWLKAMIYALMNRKAYPPQSPHHPLLNNTPHQLVPFLEFINPSKYGSVCNSPDRTTRILATHCPLISLPKSITDDASPCKIVYLCRDVKDNFVSLFHFAQKNQWHISLEDSFELYCKGFSGAGPVWDQISGYWKESLDRPHKVLFMRYEEMQNEPQFQLKRLAHFLGKPISEEDEKSGVVDQIINLCSFDTQSRLKVNNTGDLVCGLSNSSFFRKGVVGDWKNRLTIDMASKLDQITEEKFHAFGLSI, encoded by the coding sequence ATGAGAAGAACACTGATGGAGCCAAAAACATCACAACTCCCTCATAAGCCAGTTGAAGATGAGACACCACTCTACAACCAAGAATTTCTCGACTTCCTTTCTGGCTTGCCAAAGGAGAGAGTTATCGAGAAATTCGAATCATATCAGTACCAAGGATTTTGGTATAATCCTCCACTTCTGCATGGTATTTTTAACATGCAGAAGCATTTTCAGCCCTGCGAAAATGATATCTTCCTTGTTACTGCCCCTAAATCAGGCACCACCTGGTTGAAAGCTATGATTTATGCATTAATGAACCGCAAAGCTTACCCTCCTCAGAGTCCTCATCATCCTTTGCTTAACAACACTCCCCATCAGCTTGTTCCTTTTCTGGAATTTATCAATCCCTCTAAATATGGCTCGGTCTGCAACTCACCGGATAGAACCACTAGGATCCTCGCAACTCACTGTCCGCTGATCAGCCTCCCGAAATCCATTACTGATGATGCTAGCCCCTGCAAAATTGTTTACCTCTGCAGGGACGTCAAGGACAACTTTGTTTCACTTTTTCACTTTGCTCAAAAGAACCAATGGCACATTTCATTAGAGGATTCCTTTGAATTGTACTGCAAAGGGTTCAGTGGAGCCGGACCCGTTTGGGATCAAATCTCGGGATATTGGAAGGAGAGCTTGGACAGGCCACATAAGGTGTTATTCATGAGGTACGAAGAGATGCAAAATGAGCCTCAGTTTCAGCTCAAGCGACTTGCTCATTTTCTTGGGAAACCAATTTCTGAAGAGGATGAAAAATCAGGTGTAGTtgatcaaattataaatttgtgtAGTTTCGATACCCAGAGTAGGCTAAAGGTTAATAACACAGGGGATTTGGTGTGCGGTTTAAGCAACAGTTCATTTTTCCGCAAAGGTGTAGTTGGAGACTGGAAAAACCGTTTAACCATTGATATGGCTTCTAAGTTAGACCAGATAACAGAAGAAAAATTCCATGCTTTTGGGTTATCTATATGA